GCCGAGTCGCGATAAGTCGCTGCTTTTGATCGTCGCCTCGAAACCACTTGTAGGCTAACAGGCTGCTCAAGTTTCTCTTGTAGATCACGGCCTGATTGGGTGGCACGGTGGTCCCAGCGGGGCCGTCGATAGCCCTTCGAACCCACGAGTGCGCGGGCGCCGCGAGACGCCCGTACAGCCCCGCGCCTTTACCATGGGAGTGGACGAGCCCGATCCGCTTCCCGCTCACGATTCGCCGGACCGTGCCGAGCGCGCGGAGCGAGAGCCTGTCGGTCGCGCACGCGACGAAGGCGGCGCCCGCCGCGCGGAAGCGCTCGGCATAGGCGCTGGATCACCAGCGGCTCGGGCAGGTTCGCGAGCCGCGTGAGCCCGCTCACTCGCATCCAGAGATCGTAGTCCTGCGCCACCGGGAAGCTCGGGTCATAGCCGCCCGCCCGCTCCACGACATCCCGACGCGCCATCACGGAGAAGTGCACGAAGGGATTGCGGCGGATGAGCGCGCGACGGATGGCGGCGGCGGCGGCCGGCGGCCGCACGACGGCCACAGGGAGTCCCGAGGCATCCACCTCGCGGGCGCCCGTGCCCAGCAGGCCGACCTGGGGATGGGCGTCGAGGAAATCCCGCTGACGCTCGAGGCGCTCGGGCAGCGCCTGGTC
This genomic window from Candidatus Rokuibacteriota bacterium contains:
- a CDS encoding glycosyltransferase, yielding MGAHGLRNGAPWVREAVLSVLSQTAPDLELIVIDDATPDLLGAVRDARLRVERLRVREGLTGSLARALGLARAPLLARLDADDQALPERLERQRDFLDAHPQVGLLGTGAREVDASGLPVAVVRPPAAAAAIRRALIRRNPFVHFSVMARRDVVERAGGYDPSFPVAQDYDLWMRVSGLTRLANLPEPLVIQRLCRALPRGGRRLRRVRDRQALAPRARHGPANREREADRARPLPW